Within the Fibrobacter sp. genome, the region ATCAGGTAGATAGTTCAACAACAATCCGCTATGGGTGGTCACGACAACTTGCTTACCATGCTTCTTGTAACCAAGAAGCATTTTCACAAACATGTCAAACAGTTCCTGGTTCAATCCATTTTCAACTTCGTCAAAAAGGACCAAGGGGCAATCCGCATACTGCTGGGACAGCATCAAGTAAAGGCGAAGCGTCCCATAGCTTAAACTTGTGGCGTTGAAAGCAGTTTTTTCCAGTTCACTTAACAGAATCGTCTTCCAACCGAAACGTTGTTTTTTCACTTCATATTTCTTCAAGGTCGGATAGAATTGCTGCAAATCCTCAAAAATTTTCTTTTGTGAATCCAAAGGCAGATTGGCAAAAAAACCACACAGATTCTTACCATTCTCCTCAACATCCACAGGCGCATTTTTTGAACTTTGCCTTGTCGAAGAAGCGATTGCGTGGGGATCAAGAACTCCAAACAGTTTCAACTGCTTTAGTTGACTGCCCAGTTTTGTCGCATACAACGAAAAGATTGAGCCATCGTACTTTAAATTGCTGAAATCAACACTTTTCGTTTCATCGGAGATTTTAGTAATGAATTTTCCAGAAGAATATGAATACTTGGCATTGTCATCTTGCATGATTTCAGACGAGCAACGCAATTCCCTTGTATTGAATTTGCCTTCCCAATAGACTTCTGTGGAATTCAATACAGCTTCAATCCGAATTTCAATTGAAAACTTTTTCTCCGTTCCGATGGTCAGCAGTTCGTTAGCAGTCAAATCCTGACTCGCAAGCCAATCCTTCACGTTGCCGTTCATCAGCGCCTTGATAAATCCAAGTAGCTGCAATACAGTCGTTTTTCCGGAACCATTCACACCAATCAAACAAATAAAATCAGTCAAGTCGCTGATTTCAAAATTCGACAGCGACTTAAAATTCTTAACTGCAATTTTTTTGACTTTGAAATTATCCATAACTGTAACCAGTGGGTAATATAGCATTTTTGCATCAGCATTTTACCCTATCAAATCCTTCAAAGGGGAATTTTCGTTCTCAGAAGCTATGGTCCTAGCCTTTTCTAGCCAATCTTCTGCATCAGTTTCCTCTTTAAGAACATTTTTTAACTGATCGAAATTTTCCGCAATAATTTTTGATGCAACATTGTCCTCCAATAGGAAAGACGGAACAATAGTTCTTAAGACATCTCCTAAACATTGTTCTACAAAACCAAATTTTAGCAAAGCGTCCCCTATAAAGATAAACTTGTTCAAATCCATTATTTTTCGACCATTAACAAAATTATCTCGAATGTTTTTGAACAAGCGTTCTTTAAAACTTTTGCTCAATGATTCAAATATGACCGACCAAATTTCTTGATTAGGATTTATTTTATTTTCATTCAATAATTCGATAAGGTACGCTTCCATGGCGTCTTTTGCATTTGAAGACCAACCATATTTTATCAGAATAGCTTCCTTGACTCCATACAGATTCGGATTCTTGAACCGAGCAAACCAAAAATCTTTTGACCAGGAGTTAAAATACCAGACAAGCCATTGAACCAATCTCTTTGCAAACTCAGAATCTTGATTTGCTACAAATTGCAATGTCTTATAGGGAAGAACTTGCTCTACACTAGCAGGGTCATCTTGTTTGAATTTCAGCAATTTGTCAAACGTTTCTTTTTTGCGATCATACACCTTCATTATTTTCAAAAGCAGTGGTGACAAATCTATTCCTAGCAGCTCGCTTAGGTCGTTTAATTTTGGTAGTATTTCGAACAAACCTTTAACTGTAATTTCGTATTGACCATTTACGATGGCATCTTTTACGTAATCCTGAACAACCCCATACGTGTGCAACATATCCTCATTAGCAAGAATCTGTTCAAAGGTCATTTGAGAAGATAAGTACGAAAGCAACGAGGTTTTCACATCGTTTGGTAAAGGACTAGATAACATTTCTCCAAAGAATCTACTTGAAACAGGATAATTACAATGGATTATGCGTATTGCAAGAATAATACCCTTTAAAGAAGGGATTGTGGTTGAATTAAGTAGAGTGCCAAGCAAATTCCAATTTATCTCATCCGCGTTTATATTGTATTGCGGAAATACCGTGAATAATTTCAAAAGTTTTAAGAAATTTTCTTCAGAATAAACCGGATTTTGTGCAAATAGGTTGTTCAAAGTCGCATCAACATCCATCTTTCGTTTCGTTGAATCAGGAAGGTTTTCTAAACAATCCTGTTCAAGTAATTGCATATAATTCAAATTTGCAAGATATGATTCCATTTCCGGGCAATCAAGCGGAATTTGCTTCATAAGAGCCCCTTTTTCTTTAAGAATCGCCAAGTAGGCTTCGGCGCTGATTGACAAGTTTGGCAAAAGGGAATATAAGTCATCCATAGGAAGATAACGACTCAACCTTTCTATGAAAGATGTGTAAGTTTTAGGCTCATATTGTTTGAAAGAAAAGCCATCTCTAGCAAAAATTCTTAACAAGTCCTTAATCAATTCTATCTTTGACGTTTTTTCAACATGTTTCAATAGAATTTCCTGAGATTTTTTCATCACACCAAACAATCGTTCTTTTTGGAAATCTTGGGGTTCTTTTTCCTTTAGCCACCAAAACAAACTTTGCCACAACATTGCAGATTGAACGCTATTCAAAGCATCTTGGGGTAAAAAGTCTAACGAGACAACAGCGTCGTCCAGGTTCTCCATTGATTTTAATGTATTTTCCAAAACGTCCCAGAAAAAAGGAGCCTTGCTGATTCTTTCAACTTCTTCTTTATCACCCTGTTCCAATGCCCTTCTTAGCGATGCCTCATAAACCACAGACATAGTTTTTTCCGGAGAAACCTGATAAACAATGGATGATATATATTTAAAATAATTGGGATCGCGTTCGTAAATTGCTTTTAAATTTCCTAGGCATCCCAAATACAACGGATTTTCTATTAAGACATCTCTTCGTAAAATGAAAATTGCGATGTAACGTTCTGGTACCACAAAGGATTTCTTTGTTAGTACAAGTTCATTGATAAACCTTATTATTGAACGTGGAGTCAAATCTCTTTTCCCGGACAGTATATCGTAAACCTGAACAACGCGTTCAAATTCTTCTTTATCTTTAATTTCATTAAAAGCTTCAAGCCATTTAACTTTAAAGAAATTTTTCCAATCAGACAGAATTGGGGGAGCGACTCTATAAACGACATCAAAAGTTTTGTCAATGTAATCGTTTCCGCATTCTTCTGTAGCACCATCACAAAGAGAAAAAGCGCCCTTTATGTGGGTTCTGTCAAATGACACAATACAAGAAATGTTTTTATGACCATTGTTTTCGGCAAAGAATGTGTGAATTGAAGACCATAAACCTTCAATTTTTTCTTTCGGTAGTCGATCCATATTGTCGAAGAAAATGACTAGATGTTTGCCTTCTAATGCACTTGACAACGAAGAAAGAAAGGCTCTAAAATCAATGACAGATGGATTCGTTTCAGAAACGAATTCTCGATTTGTTGTTTCTATTTCCTTGTCCTTGTATATACTAATGAACTCAGTAACACCTTTTTTGAAACCATTGCGTACGATAGAACATAATAAAGCCAAAAGAATTAGAAAAAAAGGAATTGCATGAATTAAATTTGATACAAAACCACATGCGACTGTTATATTTTCGCAAATGGGGGCGATAACAAGTGCTAAGGCACAAATTATGATTCCAAAACTAATTTTTGGTATTTGAGTTTGTTTCGTTTCAGTAACTACACCTGTTGTTTTCTTAACCCTTTCTCTCCAATTGTTGTTGTCGCCATCTTTTTCATTGTTTTTGACGGCTCTTTTTTCTATCAGGAAATCTACCAATTCATTTAGGATAGCTTTTCTTTGCAAATCCTCTTGATGTCCCCAAACATCATACGTGAAGAAATAGAACTTTGACATTCCATATTTTTGACTAAACTTCTTTTTTACAATTTCAATTAGATTGCTTTTTCCTGATCCCCAAGACCCCTCAATCCCAATCATCTTCTGTTGTTGTCCCCGACGAATTTGACCAGCATTATGTTCAATCTGGGCGACAATTGCATTTGCAATGGAATCTTGGGATTTGCCCTCAAAGAGGTCTTCACCAAGAGGGGCATTACTTAAAAATTTCAGATTTTGCGACATTTGATTTGCCTGAGAAAATATTCCTACGGTAAATATAACATCAAACGGCTGTCTATTTTTGTCAAATAGCAAAATCCTTGCCCAGCAAGACACTATCTTTCGTCAGTTCTCTTTTGGGAGCTATAACAAAATTAGAAGTT harbors:
- a CDS encoding KAP family NTPase, with amino-acid sequence MLFDKNRQPFDVIFTVGIFSQANQMSQNLKFLSNAPLGEDLFEGKSQDSIANAIVAQIEHNAGQIRRGQQQKMIGIEGSWGSGKSNLIEIVKKKFSQKYGMSKFYFFTYDVWGHQEDLQRKAILNELVDFLIEKRAVKNNEKDGDNNNWRERVKKTTGVVTETKQTQIPKISFGIIICALALVIAPICENITVACGFVSNLIHAIPFFLILLALLCSIVRNGFKKGVTEFISIYKDKEIETTNREFVSETNPSVIDFRAFLSSLSSALEGKHLVIFFDNMDRLPKEKIEGLWSSIHTFFAENNGHKNISCIVSFDRTHIKGAFSLCDGATEECGNDYIDKTFDVVYRVAPPILSDWKNFFKVKWLEAFNEIKDKEEFERVVQVYDILSGKRDLTPRSIIRFINELVLTKKSFVVPERYIAIFILRRDVLIENPLYLGCLGNLKAIYERDPNYFKYISSIVYQVSPEKTMSVVYEASLRRALEQGDKEEVERISKAPFFWDVLENTLKSMENLDDAVVSLDFLPQDALNSVQSAMLWQSLFWWLKEKEPQDFQKERLFGVMKKSQEILLKHVEKTSKIELIKDLLRIFARDGFSFKQYEPKTYTSFIERLSRYLPMDDLYSLLPNLSISAEAYLAILKEKGALMKQIPLDCPEMESYLANLNYMQLLEQDCLENLPDSTKRKMDVDATLNNLFAQNPVYSEENFLKLLKLFTVFPQYNINADEINWNLLGTLLNSTTIPSLKGIILAIRIIHCNYPVSSRFFGEMLSSPLPNDVKTSLLSYLSSQMTFEQILANEDMLHTYGVVQDYVKDAIVNGQYEITVKGLFEILPKLNDLSELLGIDLSPLLLKIMKVYDRKKETFDKLLKFKQDDPASVEQVLPYKTLQFVANQDSEFAKRLVQWLVWYFNSWSKDFWFARFKNPNLYGVKEAILIKYGWSSNAKDAMEAYLIELLNENKINPNQEIWSVIFESLSKSFKERLFKNIRDNFVNGRKIMDLNKFIFIGDALLKFGFVEQCLGDVLRTIVPSFLLEDNVASKIIAENFDQLKNVLKEETDAEDWLEKARTIASENENSPLKDLIG
- a CDS encoding AAA family ATPase yields the protein MDNFKVKKIAVKNFKSLSNFEISDLTDFICLIGVNGSGKTTVLQLLGFIKALMNGNVKDWLASQDLTANELLTIGTEKKFSIEIRIEAVLNSTEVYWEGKFNTRELRCSSEIMQDDNAKYSYSSGKFITKISDETKSVDFSNLKYDGSIFSLYATKLGSQLKQLKLFGVLDPHAIASSTRQSSKNAPVDVEENGKNLCGFFANLPLDSQKKIFEDLQQFYPTLKKYEVKKQRFGWKTILLSELEKTAFNATSLSYGTLRLYLMLSQQYADCPLVLFDEVENGLNQELFDMFVKMLLGYKKHGKQVVVTTHSGLLLNYLPDEVAAESVLFLYKDRNNFTKAKKFFKIPALQEKLQIMGPGEAMGDTDLNALSESLRKED